The following proteins come from a genomic window of Pocillopora verrucosa isolate sample1 chromosome 6, ASM3666991v2, whole genome shotgun sequence:
- the LOC131797551 gene encoding golgin subfamily B member 1-like isoform X1: MSTKKNTFSSPSGATERTETYKSDSTETTTKTKFGDDVLSYTRVSKISHGFFDNDDVALQHYDEAKDTFTALEAAYKRLLLQVEVMKTERRSETERWKTKLENLNRQNHQLQEQLLDFKSKYNKQHEELSSMQRKLREKEWELESQRRELNNKTGAMEKLRSEKVVIEKELAMMRDQMVSQVSQVQVLESSPDMEASFLQETISQLEVECKNATDERDMLQSELFTLQSKLTQLQADCDRYRRQSEMAGKTGNLTISRYEMQVQTVVKQRESFKQQLDDLREELKKAKETISRLQREVLQNQNDANKYKEESILKTHRIETLQNQNNNLEESVEALKTELSKCQTTVDVQNRQMLTLQETIATHEKTIREYDVTVKSLQDEKETIERELVLVTGKLSNLEASQGKLQERVKEWESVEVQLRKRVGELETELEVRKEKIPDQVDGQLYSKMDDLQSRLDESVMSINDLQGRYEIAIKERDELRKVVESLNSKVVTTIDSMRRVQEEKAELERTVATDRNKMSRLEVQLESVTKAKDRFKLEFDSEKAKVAQMKKELMVVQQELSESRRTVERLNGEIEKRDKIIEELKSRVSSLETKVDDYREEAEKLERRIHLLENESEELRSEIMELRKRLGDSEANYKITAEERDRINEELQKVYKDMSNLQSNLNIMEQHRNELEHQQTVLTNKIVKLEDELSKEKRENSVLNIEVQELRATKARNIEEIESLKNKLAHLAKLVDAYKKEISDRDHTIEQLRKDLASITADKDNILTEVNRLRTENDLTNEENKALQGERDAAKDEIARLSSLYDSETQSKQLLQTDFEVVQSKVSNLESTYMQFEEFGKDSGALLEDEQAKNAELEKKVKELTDKERSLENQLENKQREIDKLENDMDVAEEKMLTLNIEIEKITEEKNKEYQKLLATESKLKEVEKDLDTARDEKDSAEKELYNLQNKVSKQETQLETCRRQITQLREQLDAANKKILEGQERFIQIESKSVQHEKFGETLNTIIGKKDKTIDELNNKIRQLQDELDRTKRQLNKNTATSDIHRTEKQELLKRIANLQARLDETELEIRKLKESRQELLREFSSKDHTITLLETQLTSVTKERDHYKADGGNVRDDHRKVKEELLSIRNNLVEKDRLINSHVKEIREKSSLVDTLNNSKKNLTDEIADLKRELETTRLSSQERIRDLQGHLQQANVNISKLEVTVTTLGRKGELGEKERKTYDDKIFEFENLFKTTQGREADLRSEVEVCNTKILKIETDFKKSQKRVFDLEHETSQLQRTVNELKKMRERIDREKSDLKEDLVSANTRVSELELKSEYDDKEIVSLKKQLDGALQRSSGVSREDYLKQEQQLVELKLIAETAQDRMNEKDNLIRQLESARAYLEDQLESGKSILKATEEDFEKLKDQVGNLQAENIELNKDINELHGDVRKLTLEKERLQSDLDNQIKKFASLEEQLAQITRSDEANKDKIAELRSLLNESREKNMIQQKTVSELQSKVDYLEKDMEDKNRLNNDLRDANKTLEIEIDDLRKALRALQNDHDVVLREKGDVENNYKLIHEKTTLMEETYETSKGEVRRLTEEVVVLQRRLADAESEIRAYKEKERDLVDKVKNYDAKLSKLESTNEIQSERIMVLEQDVTSLKEEITHLLNDRDRSVRELMVVTKEMEEKTKEISRLKKDLDVADKEKAAMEVQLEEHVTVVSQNETQLLNAERQLQEWMTRGDNTDAQPKDSIKAERDSLQKEVYILRQEITTTKTTLEKTQRRKEDLEKENFSLRKQTTELEMKIKALDHENEDLNRELIKDQKRISLLESDIHRLNVDKSNLLGELEKVKDVLDKQRDENATLQREISELRVTVDNFDKTIEDKIKQIEWYRSTTKNLEEEVTNLKRKIATYREDYDKAQNEVTVLTLKVQELESKIDSLQHSFDLSENEKNKLKQEKTTLLTTLNEYKTNLANARREVDRLKNEVLSLNRKLTSLEARNETVEEEKDRLKKEIMDLKNENAELRARLNALQSDRDRLQTDVTLINKKYVKIQTTQSDKRDKKPTDAATLKRLKDLEESYQRVLNEKEDAERRYLDGKRKISKLELEHGDSSRIIQSLEHELSLKVKRIADLEDSLSELHGRDVVDEGDYKTLRKKLVTLEQELQSSKNKVFRLEAYKTSYDEKLKDLQEDLLASQQKTAQAETMLQTSQDQLSAQQKELLEALKKMADWESAYKSANNAKIELQRTVQTLESKIISLEEELQNQMKENAQLKGSLDQIKVRNDTLREDINNLQKKLIQQQKYYEEQIRELVAKKAIIDRLQEENEYLEMERVELKEELDRIRTEHEKTLMEQRDTKFELQKLQIQYTEVEGSIRILRDENERLKMDLASLQKLYDELKISREETIAVQSVSTVEAAPDTFSLDMSAEYETIRIERDTLKRENNALRDKVSGLENSLEEVKQERRKLQDKVLELQKTVAEKTQEIHNLTAENKKITLEVQALKRRHEDLQAEEVEWGEERDLLIREVESMQRKLHDLVLESQKEKVTEVSSEQIFSNMEADVKKLQEREAQLQLELLAALKKVSTLEHDLETERERNSGLQGSNRALEERVTTLKREVVEYQTRISKIELNYEHLQDKNKELLNKIAELEVHLESVKDSSKLSEQGKSDLENEIISLRTKVKKLQVQIEEDRRIQENLKAQLADYKNMGDNQSRDFAEHVNELRNEIETFRKEIVDKERVIKEMQNKYNDLEDEILKVRRDLQNKQLECEDYIKDIEESNQQKADMEIEINTLRGQIRNFEILVEEHEKDKNELKHNINEIVSKGTNEGNDLKKQIKDALKQVEVCKREIIEKETVIRELREKASETEHNLHLTKTKLETKENDCEDYFKDLEDIKKEKADMEVELLALRSKISKLTIQIDTERAEKSHLQTQLIEAKTRGDKESTGHAKFVTELQTKLDNTKREISVKEDEIEHLKYELEVTRRDLLSKDGEFKISLEKVEQINKEKAELTVEIMSLREKVIILEGDVQKEKVAREGAERQLVDSTAKGETDARLMSEQVIEIQTRVESYKKEIIEKETIIEKLRFQTTTYEQDVERLKRDLSSKKNDCESYARDIDKLKHEKSEQLVEINSLRSTINKLEIHITEIRKEKDLVVAQTDDLRSKRENEASVMHEQITEIQTRIEEYKTEIIEKETVIERLRIQISNNDGEVDRLRRDLDTKEVECEGYICEIEKLNQEKYDLDAQLSTIRGKFDVLVKQMDEARADKNLTESETNVLLDKITEIESKIEVYKTEIIEKETFIERLRVLNNTNEQDLERLKREVNNKQVESDGYISEIEILNQKLAEIDIELNHRNSRVLKLEGFLEDEKKDKDIQIRNVKTTFETDITSLRRELETRILECNGYIKEIEELNQEIFRLKGLLRPEREVEAHYTTSYIMPPKGVTVTREVVVPQESTQTESSSSTFGHTEFMVDVKEKTRPIEISNYEMSPKRMVKVKSPFETRTKDTTDSSGQSGSTVMTKITRIQRSVSPSQGFHLDTGAGDPSITLVSNYGETNYTPPGSPTKIKHLESSISPKVNISLEHTKASSQPTTLNVADTRSHTFTSTSKSVTTKITQLQTSSMYASTSSSPSLLPFRVQSPRNGTETTEERASNETVISQVETSHGSASPIRVKVEAEEKLQFEPVQLHVERKPLQSSSSRFQTVGTHFSTEEFKEQRMEFTRSGSSSTSGGRHKGTSKTSEL, from the exons ATGAGCACGAAGAAAAATACTTTCTCGAGCCCGTCTGGCGCAACAGAGCGGACAGAAACTTACAAGAGCGACAGTACCGAAACCACGACTAAAACCAAGTTCGGTGATGATGTGTTATCCTACACTCGAGTTTCGAAAATTTCGCACGGATTCTTCGACAACGACGATGTGGCTTTGCAACATTACGACGAAGCGAAGGATACCTTCACTGCGCTTGAAGCAGCTTACAAGAGACTCTTACTTCAAGTGGAAGTTATGAAAACTGAGCGACGTAGTGAG ACCGAGCGATGGAAAACGAAGTTGGAAAACCTTAACCGACAAAATCATCAGCTTCAAGAACAATTGCTCGACTTCAAATCGAAGTACAACAAACAGCATGAAGAACTATCCTCTATGCAACGCAAGCTGCGTGAGAAAGAATGGGAATTGGAGTCCCAACGTCGCGAGCTTAACAACAAAACTGGCGCCATGGAGAAGTTGCGAAGTGAGAAGGTTGTAATCGAGAAAGAGCTCGCGATGATGCGTGACCAAATGGTAAGTCAAGTGTCCCAGGTGCAGGTTCTGGAATCGTCACCCGACATGGAGGCGTCTTTCCTGCAAGAAACGATCTCTCAGCTGGAAGTCGAATGCAAGAATGCTACTGACGAAAGAGACATGCTGCAGAGCGAGCTGTTCACGCTGCAATCGAAGTTAACCCAGTTGCAGGCTGATTGTGACAGATACCGCAGACAGTCGGAAATGGCGGGGAAGACAGGAAATTTGACAATCAGTAGGTACGAGATGCAGGTTCAGACCGTTGTTAAACAAAGAGAGTCTTTTAAACAACAGCTTGACGATCTCCGCGAAGAACTCAAAAAGGCCAAAGAGACAATCTCTAGATTACAGCGGGAGGTGTTGCAAAACCAGAATGACGCTAACAAGTACAAAGAAGAGTCCATTTTGAAAACACACAGAATAGAAACtcttcaaaaccaaaacaacaacctCGAAGAGAGTGTAGAGGCCTTGAAAACTGAGTTGTCGAAGTGTCAAACAACAGTAGATGTCCAAAATCGGCAAATGCTGACTTTACAGGAGACGATTGCAACACACGAGAAGACCATTAGAGAGTATGACGTTACGGTGAAGAGTCTACAAGATGAGAAGGAAACCATCGAGCGAGAGCTTGTTCTGGTGACTGGTAAACTTTCCAATCTCGAAGCATCTCAAGGAAAGCTACAGGAGCGTGTGAAGGAGTGGGAGTCAGTTGAGGTGCAACTGCGGAAGAGGGTAGGCGAACTGGAGACGGAACTGGAagtaaggaaagagaaaatccCTGACCAAGTTGACGGGCAGCTTTATAGTAAAATGGACGATCTTCAGTCGAGGTTGGACGAGTCTGTTATGTCGATTAACGACCTCCAAGGACGATACGAAATCGCCATCAAAGAACGAGACGAGCTCAGAAAGGTTGTAGAAAGTCTAAACTCCAAGGTGGTCACTACGATCGACTCAATGCGACGCGTTCAAGAAGAGAAGGCAGAGCTGGAGCGTACGGTAGCCACAGACCGTAACAAGATGTCAAGGTTAGAAGTTCAACTAGAAAGCGTTACCAAAGCGAAAGACAGATTCAAATTGGAGTTTGATTCTGAGAAGGCCAAAGTCGCACAGATGAAAAAGGAGTTGATGGTGGTGCAACAAGAGTTATCTGAAAGCCGGCGCACTGTCGAACGTCTAAACGGAGAGATagagaaaagagacaaaatcaTCGAGGAGCTCAAGTCCCGAGTATCTTCTCTTGAAACGAAAGTTGATGACTACCGTGAAGAAGCCGAAAAACTGGAAAGAAGAATTCACctgttggaaaatgaaagtgaagaaCTTCGCTCTGAAATTATGGAGCTTCGAAAGAGGTTGGGAGATTCTGAGGCCAATTACAAGATCACGGCGGAGGAAAGAGATAGAATCAACGAAGAGCTACAAAAAGTGTACAAAGACATGTCAAATTTACAGTCTAATCTCAACATCATGGAGCAACATCGAAACGAATTAGAACATCAACAAACGGTGCTGACGAATAAGATCGTGAAACTCGAAGATGAACTCAGCAAAGAGAAGAGGGAGAATTCAGTTTTAAATATTGAGGTGCAAGAGCTTCGAGCCACTAAAGCCAGAAATATTGAGGAAATAGAGTCTCTCAAGAATAAGCTTGCACATCTGGCGAAGCTAGTTGATGCCTACAAAAAAGAGATTTCGGACAGAGACCATACAATAGAACAACTACGAAAAGATTTGGCTAGCATAACCGCTGACAAAGATAACATCCTCACGGAAGTAAACCGACTTAGAACTGAGAATGACCTTACCAACGAGGAAAACAAGGCACTCCAGGGAGAGCGTGATGCTGCCAAAGACGAAATCGCTCGGTTGTCCTCCCTCTACGACTCTGAGACGCAAAGTAAGCAACTGCTTCAGACCGACTTCGAAGTGGTCCAGAGCAAAGTTTCTAATCTTGAGTCCACATATATGCAATTCGAGGAATTTGGTAAAGATTCTGGGGCTCTTCTAGAGGACGAACAAGCGAAAAATGCAGAActtgagaaaaaagtaaaagaactCACTGACAAAGAAAGATCGTTGGAAAACCAACTCGAAAACAAGCAAAGGGAGATTGACAAGTTAGAGAATGACATGGACGTTGCTGAAGAAAAAATGCTCACACTTAATATAGAGATTGAGAAAATCACggaagagaagaacaaagagTATCAAAAACTGTTGGCGACAGAGAGCAAGTTGAAGGAAGTGGAAAAAGACCTCGATACCGCCAGAGATGAAAAAGATAGCGCTGAGAAGGAGTTGTACAATCTCCAAAATAAGGTATCAAAACAAGAAACCCAACTTGAGACCTGCCGCAGACAAATAACTCAACTACGAGAACAACTAGACGCTGCCAACAAGAAGATTCTCGAGGGCCAAGAACGCTTCATTCAAATTGAAAGCAAGTCAGTGCAGCACGAAAAGTTTGGGGAAACCCTTAATACCATTATCGGGAAAAAGGATAAGACCATCGATGAGCTGAATAACAAGATTAGACAACTTCAAGACGAACTTGACAGAACCAAACGACAACTAAACAAGAACACCGCTACAAGTGACATACATCGGACCGAAAAGCAGGAGCTCTTGAAAAGGATTGCAAACTTACAAGCAAGATTAGACGAAACGGAACTGGAAAtaagaaaactaaaagaaagTCGCCAAGAGCTTTTACGCGAGTTTAGTTCAAAAGATCACACTATCACCCTCCTTGAAACTCAGCTCACCAGTGTAACCAAGGAGAGGGATCACTACAAAGCTGATGGGGGTAACGTTCGAGACGATCACCGTAAAGTGAAAGAGGAACTTCTCAGCATACGGAACAATTTAGTAGAAAAAGACAGACTCATAAACAGCCACGTTAAAGAAATTCGGGAAAAATCCAGTTTGGTAGACACGCTGAATAATTCCAAGAAGAATCTCACTGACGAAATAGCAGATCTCAAGAGGGAACTTGAGACCACTCGGCTCTCCAGCCAAGAGAGGATTAGAGATTTACAAGGCCACCTTCAACAAGCGAACGTGAACATCTCCAAGCTGGAGGTCACTGTAACAACATTGGGAAGAAAAGGTGAACTAGGCGAAAAGGAACGTAAAACCTACGATGATAAAATATTCGAGTTTGAAAACTTGTTCAAAACCACCCAAGGACGTGAAGCTGACCTTAGAAGTGAGGTAGAAGTCTGTAATACAAAGATCCTAAAGATTGAAACAGATTTTAAGAAGTCACAGAAGCGCGTGTTTGATCTGGAGCACGAGACTTCCCAACTTCAGAGGACAGTGAATGAGCTAAAGAAAATGCGAGAGAGAATCGACCGAGAAAAGTCTGATTTGAAAGAAGACCTTGTCAGTGCCAATACCAGAGTATCAGAGCTAGAACTCAAGTCCGAGTACGATGACAAGGAAATCGTTTCTTTAAAGAAACAGCTGGATGGCGCACTTCAGAGATCTTCTGGAGTAAGTCGAGAAGATTACCTAAAGCAAGAACAACAGCTTGTTGAATTGAAGTTGATCGCAGAGACTGCTCAAGACAGGATGAACGAGAAAGACAACCTGATAAGGCAACTAGAGTCGGCGAGAGCTTATCTAGAAGACCAGTTAGAGAGTGGAAAGAGTATCCTTAAGGCCACTGAGGAAGACTTTGAAAAGCTCAAAGACCAAGTTGGCAACTTACAAGCAGAAAATATCGAACTCAATAAGGACATCAATGAGCTTCATGGCGACGTTCGAAAATTGACACTGGAGAAAGAGCGTCTTCAAAGCGATCTTGATAACCAAATAAAGAAGTTCGCCTCCTTAGAGGAGCAACTAGCGCAGATTACTCGTTCCGATGAAGCCAACAAAGACAAAATCGCTGAGCTGAGATCTTTGCTGAATGAAAGTCGGGAGAAAAATATGATTCAGCAAAAGACCGTTAGCGAACTTCAAAGTAAAGTTGACTACTTAGAGAAAGACATGGAAGACAAAAACAGGCTCAACAACGACCTGAGAGATGCTAACAAGACCCTAGAAATTGAGATAGACGATTTGAGGAAAGCACTACGAGCGTTACAAAATGACCATGATGTCGTTCTGAGAGAAAAGGGTGATGTCGAGAACAACTACAAGCTGATACACGAAAAGACTACTTTGATGGAAGAGACGTATGAAACGAGCAAGGGAGAAGTTAGAAGGCTCACGGAGGAAGTGGTTGTTTTGCAAAGGCGCCTCGCCGATGCTGAAAGCGAGATAAGAGCATATAAAGAGAAGGAGAGAGATCTGGTGGACAAAGTAAAGAACTACGACGCCAAGCTTTCAAAATTGGAATCAACAAACGAGATACAAAGCGAGAGAATTATGGTGTTGGAGCAAGATGTGACTTCCTTGAAAGAGGAGATTACCCATCTCTTGAATGACCGTGACCGTTCAGTAAGAGAACTGATGGTTGTAACCAAAGAAATGGAGGAAAAAACCAAGGAGATTTCACGACTGAAGAAGGACCTTGACGTCGCGGATAAAGAAAAAGCGGCAATGGAGGTACAGTTGGAGGAACATGTCACAGTTGTGTCTCAGAATGAGACACAGCTGTTGAACGCTGAACGTCAGCTCCAGGAGTGGATGACCCGAGGTGACAACACCGATGCTCAGCCGAAAGACAGCATAAAGGCAGAGAGAGACTCGCTTCAAAAAGAGGTCTACATACTCAGGCAAGAAATAACAACTACAAAGACCACACTGGAAAAAACtcaaagaaggaaggaagattTGGAGAAGGAAAATTTCTCGCTGAGGAAACAGACAACAGAGCTTGAGATGAAGATAAAAGCTCTTGatcacgaaaacgaagacctaaATCGTGAATTAATAAAAGACCAAAAAAGAATAAGCCTACTGGAAAGTGATATCCATCGGTTAAACGTGGACAAAAGCAATCTGCTTGGAGAGTTGGAGAAAGTGAAGGATGTCTTGGATAAGCAGCGAGACGAAAACGCAACTCTTCAGAGAGAGATTTCTGAGCTCAGAGTCACTGTTGATAATTTTGACAAGACCATTGAAGATAAGATCAAGCAAATTGAATGGTACCGTTCTACGACCAAGAATTTGGAAGAAGAAGTAACAAACCTAAAAAGAAAGATAGCAACGTACAGGGAAGACTATGACAAAGCCCAAAACGAAGTAACAGTTCTTACGTTGAAAGTGCAAGAACTTGAATCCAAAATCGATAGCCTACAACACAGCTTCGACCTCTCTGAGAACGAGAAAAACAAACTCAAGCAAGAAAAGACAACGTTATTAACCACTTTGAATGAGTACAAGACAAACTTAGCGAATGCCAGGAGAGAAGTTGACAGACTTAAGAACGAAGTCCTTTCCCTAAACCGAAAACTAACCTCCCTCGAGGCTCGAAATGAAACTGTGGAAGAGGAGAAAGAccgtttgaagaaagaaataatggATTTAAAGAATGAGAACGCTGAGCTGAGAGCTCGCCTAAATGCTCTCCAGTCTGACCGAGATCGACTGCAAACTGACGTCACCttgattaacaagaaatatgtcaaaatacaaacaacacaGTCAGACAAGAGAGACAAGAAGCCAACAGACGCAGCAACACTGAAGCGACTAAAGGACTTGGAGGAGTCGTACCAAAGAGTTTTAAACGAGAAAGAAGACGCAGAGAGAAGGTACCTTGacgggaaaagaaaaatatccaaacTTGAGTTGGAGCACGGAGATAGCAGTCGAATAATCCAGTCGTTAGAGCATGAGCTATCTTTGAAGGTTAAAAGGATAGCTGATCTCGAAGACAGCCTTTCGGAGCTTCATGGACGAGATGTGGTGGACGAGGGAGATTACAAAACGTTGCGCAAGAAATTGGTCACTTTGGAGCAAGAGCTTCAGTCTTCTAAGAACAAAGTGTTCCGTTTGGAAGCTTATAAGACGTCTTACGATGAAAAGCTCAAAGATTTACAGGAAGACCTCCTCGCTAGTCAACAGAAGACTGCTCAGGCTGAGACAATGTTGCAAACAAGTCAAGATCAACTAAGTGCCCAACAGAAGGAGCTCTTAGAGGCCCTTAAGAAGATGGCCGACTGGGAATCAGCTTACAAGTCTGCTAATAACGCCAAGATAGAGCTTCAACGAACTGTGCAGACGTTAGAGAGCAAGATAATCTCTCTAGAAGAGGAATTGCAGAACCAGATGAAAGAGAATGCACAGCTAAAAGGATCGCTAGATCAGATAAAAGTCAGAAATGACACACTCAGAGAAGATATCAACAACCTGCAGAAGAAACTTATACAACAGCAAAAATACTATGAGGAGCAGATACGAGAGTTGGTTGCTAAAAAGGCGATCATAGACAGACTACAAGAAGAAAACGAATACTTAGAGATGGAGAGAGTTGAGTTGAAGGAAGAACTAGATCGTATTCGAACAGAACATGAAAAAACTCTGATGGAACAACGAGACACGAAGTTTGAACTGCAGAAGCTTCAAATTCAGTACACTGAAGTAGAAGGTAGTATCCGGATACTACGAGACGAAAACGAGCGGCTTAAAATGGACCTCGCCTCTCTGCAAAAGCTCTACGACGAGCTTAAAATTTCGCGTGAAGAAACTATTGCCGTTCAAAGTGTTTCGACTGTTGAGGCAGCTCCGGACACGTTCTCGTTGGATATGAGCGCAGAGTATGAAACGATCAGGATAGAGCGAGATACACTTAAACGAGAAAATAACGCCTTGCGTGATAAAGTCAGTGGATTGGAGAATTCTCTAGAGGAGGTGAAGCAAGAAAGGCGCAAACTTCAAGACAAAGTTCTTGAATTACAAAAGACTGTAGCTGAGAAAACTCAGGAGATACATAACTTAACggctgaaaacaagaaaattacgCTTGAGGTACAAGCTCTCAAACGGCGCCATGAAGACCTACAAGCGGAAGAAGTTGAATGGGGAGAAGAGAGGGACCTTTTAATAAGAGAAGTTGAGTCCATGCAAAGAAAGCTTCACGATCTTGTGTTGGAAAGTCAGAAGGAAAAGGTAACTGAAGTTTCCTCAGAACAAATATTTTCTAATATGGAAGCCGATGTCAAGAAGCTTCAAGAGCGGGAAGCTCAGCTGCAGCTGGAACTTCTAGCTGCTTTGAAGAAGGTGTCTACATTGGAACACGACCTAGAGACCGAGAGAGAGAGGAATAGTGGGCTGCAAGGTTCAAACCGAGCGCTTGAGGAGAGAGTTACAACTCTCAAACGAGAAGTCGTAGAATATCAAACTAGGATTTCAAAGATAGAGTTAAACTACGAACACcttcaagataaaaataaagaactcCTCAATAAAATAGCGGAACTTGAAGTCCACCTAGAGTCTGTGAAAGACTCGAGCAAGCTGTCCGAACAAGGAAAGTCCGATCTAGAGAACGAGATTATTTCCCTGAGAACAAAGGTGAAGAAATTGCAGGTTCAAATTGAAGAGGACAGAAGGATCCAGGAGAACTTGAAAGCCCAGCTCGCAGACTACAAAAACATGGGTGACAACCAATCAAGAGATTTTGCAGAACATGTTAATGAGCTGAGAAATGAGATTGAAACCTTCCGCAAGGAAATTGTCGATAAAGAGCGTGTCATCAAAGAGATGCAAAATAAGTACAATGATCTAGAGGATGAAATCCTCAAAGTTCGCAGGGATCTACAAAACAAGCAGTTGGAATGCGAAGATTACATTAAAGATATCGAGGAAAGCAACCAGCAAAAAGCAGATATGGAAATCGAAATAAACACACTCCGTGGGCAAATAAGAAACTTCGAGATCCTTGTGGAGGAGcacgaaaaagacaaaaacgagCTAAAACACAACATTAATGAGATCGTGAGCAAAGGAACCAATGAGGGCAACGATCTTAAGAAGCAAATCAAAGATGCCCTGAAACAAGTAGAAGTTTGCAAGCGGGAGATCATTGAAAAGGAAACAGTTATTCGAGAGCTCAGAGAAAAAGCGTCAGAAACAGAGCACAACCTTCATCTCACAAAGACCAAGTTGGAGACAAAAGAGAACGACTGCGAGGattatttcaaagatttggagGACATCAAGAAAGAAAAGGCAGATATGGAGGTGGAGCTTCTCGCGCTGAGAAGTAAGATTTCCAAGCTCACTATCCAGATTGACACTGAGCGAGCAGAAAAATCTCATCTTCAAACACAGCTGATAGAAGCAAAGACCCGCGGCGACAAAGAATCAACTGGCCATGCAAAATTCGTTACTGAGCTGCAGACCAAGCTAGACAACACCAAGAGAGAGATCAGCGTCAAGGAGGACGAAATTGAACACTTGAAGTATGAGCTGGAGGTAACGAGGAGAGATCTGCTTTCAAAGGACGGAGAGTTCAAGATTTCTTTAGAAAAAGTTGAGCAGATCAATAAAGAGAAAGCTGAGTTGACTGTAGAAATCATGTCGCTTCGAGAGAAGGTCATCATCTTGGAGGGTGATGTGCAGAAAGAAAAGGTCGCTAGAGAAGGAGCTGAGAGGCAACTCGTGGATTCCACAGCTAAAGGGGAGACAGACGCCAGATTAATGAGTGAACAAGTTATTGAGATTCAGACAAGGGTCGAGAGCTACAAGAAAGAAATAATCGAGAAGGAGACCATCATAGAAAAGTTAAGATTCCAAACCACAACTTATGAACAGGATGTCGAACGACTCAAGAGGGATCTCTCTTCCAAGAAAAATGACTGTGAGAGTTATGCGCGAGACATTGACAAACTCAAGCATGAAAAGTCTGAGCAGTTGGTGGAGATAAATTCGCTCCGCAGTACAATTAACAAGCTGGAGATCCATATAACCGAGATTCGTAAGGAGAAGGACCTTGTGGTCGCTCAGACGGATGATCTTAGGAGCAAGAGAGAGAATGAAGCTAGCGTTATGCACGAACAAATTACTGAGATTCAAACTCGCATTGAAGAATACAAGACAGAAATCATCGAGAAGGAAACGGTCATCGAGAGGCTTCGCATCCAGATTTCAAACAACGATGGCGAAGTTGATAGGCTCCGACGTGATCTTGATACCAAAGAAGTGGAGTGTGAGGGCTACATCTGTGAAATCGAGAAGCTCAATCAAGAAAAATACGACCTTGACGCGCAACTGTCAACTATACGAGGTAAATTTGATGTTTTAGTGAAACAAATGGATGAGGCACGGGCCGACAAGAATCTGACAGAAAGCGAGACTAATGTCCTGCTAGATAAGATCACAGAAATCGAAAGTAAAATTGAAGTGTACAAAACAGAAATAATCGAGAAAGAGACCTTCATCGAACGATTACGCGTTCTCAACAACACAAACGAACAGGATTTAGAAAGGCTGAAGCGTGAAGTCAACAACAAACAGGTCGAAAGTGATGGCTACATCAGTGAGATCGAGATATTAAATCAAAAATTGGCGGAGATAGACATCGAACTTAATCACCGAAACAGTCGAGTCCTGAAACTGGAGGGATTTTTAGAGGACGAGAAGAAAGACAAGGACATCCAGATAAGGAATGTAAAGACCACTTTCGAGACAGATATTACCTCTCTGCGACGGGAGCTTGAGACGAGGATCCTCGAGTGCAATGGCTACATCAAAGAAATCGAAGAATTGAACCAGGAGATTTTTAGGCTAAAAGGACTTCTGAGACCGGAGAGAGAGGTTGAAGCACATTACACTACATCCTACATCATGCCCCCAAAAGGAGTTACAGTAACCAGAGAAGTCGTTGTCCCACAGGAATCCACTCAGACTGAGTCTTCTTCGTCCACTTTCGGCCACACAGAATTTATGGTTGACGTCAAGGAAAAGACAAGACCCATAGAGATCTCTAACTACGAGATGAGTCCCAAACGAATGGTTAAAGTTAAAAGTCCATTTGAAACAAGAACCAAGGACACCACCGACAGCAGTGGACAGAGTGGCAGCACCGTCATGACCAAGATAACAAGAATCCAAAGAAGTGTCAGCCCAAGCCAGGGTTTCCACTTGGATACAGGAGCTGGAGATCCCTCGATTACTCTTGTAAGTAATTATGGTGAAACTAATTATACTCCACCCGGCAGCCCTACTAAGATAAAGCACCTGGAATCGAGTATCAGCCCTAAAGTAAACATCTCTCTAGAACATACAAAAGCATCCAGCCAGCCTACAACGTTAAATGTTGCAGACACTAGAAGCCATACTTTCACATCCACGAGTAAATCAGTCACAACCAAAATCACTCAATTACAGACAAGTTCCATGTACGCGTCTACTTCTTCCTCCCCGTCTTTGTTACCATTTCGGGTGCAGTCCCCACGAAATGGCACCGAGACAACTGAAGAGCGAGCAAGCAATGAAACTGTCATTTCACAGGTTGAAACTTCTCACGGCTCAGCGAGCCCCATTCGCGTGAAAGTAGAGGCGGAAGAGAAATTACAATTCGAGCCGGTACAACTCCATGTTGAACGCAAGCCATTGCAGTCCTCCTCTTCTAGATTCCAAACAGTTGGCACCCATTTCTCCACAGAAGAGTTCAAAGAGCAACGAATGGAATTTACACGAAGTGGAAGCAGTTCAACAAGTGGTGGTCGTCACAAAGGTACTAGCAAGACTTCAGAGCTCTAA